The following proteins are co-located in the Longimicrobiales bacterium genome:
- a CDS encoding MotA/TolQ/ExbB proton channel family protein, with amino-acid sequence MIEAFRDGGVMMWPMLIVALGIASTAMRTALRAQQDPAAEEVRRGMQSVLFWGGMAVLLGLLGSAVGLTITAQAAARVPDVPANLIWGGIGVTLITLIFGLLIFLFAALAWFALSAWSARRLRAT; translated from the coding sequence ATGATCGAAGCGTTTCGCGATGGCGGCGTGATGATGTGGCCGATGCTGATCGTCGCGCTTGGCATCGCCTCGACCGCAATGCGCACGGCACTGCGCGCGCAGCAGGACCCGGCGGCGGAGGAAGTCCGCCGCGGCATGCAGTCGGTGCTGTTCTGGGGCGGGATGGCCGTGCTGCTCGGCCTGCTGGGCAGCGCCGTGGGTCTCACGATCACCGCGCAAGCGGCAGCGCGGGTACCAGATGTCCCGGCGAACCTGATCTGGGGCGGCATTGGCGTGACGCTGATCACGCTGATCTTCGGGCTGCTCATCTTTCTGTTTGCAGCGCTCGCGTGGTTTGCGCTGAGCGCGTGGTCGGCGAGGCGGCTGCGGGCGACGTAG